From the genome of Sphingobacterium kitahiroshimense, one region includes:
- a CDS encoding DUF2853 family protein encodes MSKLDEKISAYIAEAKKLKLSLEDSLIESVTKGLGPSIYKADAETIASSDPEEIKRLKNNFLIKKLGLTDDAKLDAAIEEVFTQIGKSNRNKYRALVYALLVKKFKKESLYK; translated from the coding sequence ATGAGCAAATTAGATGAAAAAATCTCAGCATATATTGCAGAGGCAAAAAAATTAAAACTATCCTTAGAAGACTCTCTTATCGAATCTGTTACAAAAGGGTTAGGTCCTTCTATTTACAAAGCAGATGCTGAAACAATCGCATCTTCTGATCCTGAAGAAATTAAAAGATTAAAAAACAATTTTTTAATCAAAAAATTAGGTCTTACAGATGATGCAAAATTAGATGCGGCTATTGAAGAAGTTTTTACTCAAATTGGCAAATCAAACCGCAACAAATACCGTGCATTAGTATATGCACTGCTTGTTAAGAAATTCAAGAAAGAAAGTTTATACAAATAA
- a CDS encoding type B 50S ribosomal protein L31: protein MKKDLHPSNYRLVVFKDMSNDYSFITKSCVDTKETITWEDGNEYPVVKLEISHTSHPFYTGKMKLVDTAGRIDKFRSRYNKK from the coding sequence ATGAAAAAAGATTTGCATCCTTCAAATTACAGATTAGTTGTGTTTAAAGATATGTCAAATGACTATTCTTTCATCACAAAATCATGTGTTGATACAAAAGAGACAATCACTTGGGAAGATGGTAATGAATATCCAGTTGTAAAATTGGAGATTTCTCATACTTCTCACCCTTTCTATACTGGTAAAATGAAATTGGTTGATACGGCTGGTCGTATTGATAAATTCCGTAGCCGTTATAACAAAAAGTAA